TCACTTCAGCAGCAGACTACGACCGTGTCGAACCTCGAGCAGCGTTATTCCCTGGCCAAGGAGCAGTTCGCCGAGTGGGGCGTCGAAGCCGACGCCGCCCTGGCTAAGCTCTCGCAAGTGGCGATCTCGATGCACTGCTGGCAGGGGGACGACGTCACCGGCTTCGAGGGCGCCGACGAGCTCGGCGGCGGCCTGGCCGTGACCGGATCGTACCCCGGCAAGGCCCGCACGCCGGACGAGCTGCGGGCGGACCTCGACCAGGCGTACTCGCTGATCCCCGGCGACCACCGCCTGAACCTGCACGCCTGCTACGCCGAGACCGGCGACGCGAAGGTCGAGCGGGACGGGCTGAAGCCCGAGCACTTCGCCGCCTGGATCGACTGGGCTAAGGCAAACAACCACGGGCTCGACTTCAACCCAACCTACTTCTCGCACCCCAATGCCGACGACGGCTTTACCCTCTCGCACCCCGACGAGGGGATCCGCCGCTTCTGGGTCGACCACGGGATCGCGTGCCGGGAGATTGGCGCCGCGATGGGCGCGGCGCTCGGCTCGGTCTGCGTCAACAACATCTGGATCCCGGACGGCTACAAGGACCTGCCGATCGACCGCCGCGGCCCCCGCGAGCGGCTCGCCGGCTCGCTCGACGCGATCCTCGCCAAGACGTTCGACAAGTCGCACCTGCTCGACGCGGTCGAGTCGAAGTTGTTCGGCATCGGCTCGGAGAGCTACGTCGTTGGCTCGCACGAGTTCTACCTCGGCTACGCATTGAAGAACGGTACGGTGCTGTGCCTGGACGCGGGGCACTTCCACCCGACCGAGCTCTTGGCCGACAAGCTGAGCTCGGTGTTCCAGTACCTCGACCGCGTGCTGCTGCACGTCAGCCGCGGCGTCCGCTGGGACAGCGACCACGTGGTGCTGCTGACCGACGAGCTCAACGCCCTGGCCCAGGAGCTGGTCCGCGGCGACTACCTCGGCCGCACGCACATCGGCCTCGACTTCTTCGACGCTAGCATCAACCGCGTCGCGGCCTGGGTGATCGGCACCCGCGCGACGCTCAAGTCGCTGCTGCGGGCGATGCTCGAGCCGATCGACCGGCTGATGGTCGCCGAGCGGGAGGGCGACTTCACCACCCGCCTCGCCCTGCTCGAAGAGGCGAAGCAGATGCCGTGGGGCGCGGTGTGGGACTACTACTGCGAGCAGAACAACACGCCATCAAGCGACTCGTGGCTGGCCGAAGTCAAGCGCTACGAGACCGACGTGCTGGCCAAAAGAAACTAAACTACTGGTTGTTGTTGGAGGGAACACAAATAAGCGCTGATGACCGGCTCTGCCAATTGCTTGACCAACACAACATCCAACTTCTCCTCTTCACCTCCTATTCTGATCCCAACGCATGAGCGAATCCGAATCCACCGGCGGCGAGTTTGAGCGCGAACCCGCGCCCAAGAGCTCGCTGCTCGGCTTCAAAAGCTTCATCGGCATGTACGCCGGCGAGCACTGTGCGGGCACCGAGCTGATGCTCGGCCCGCTGTTTGTGGCGGCCGGCGTCACCGCCTGGGACCTGATCATGGGCCTGTTGATCGGCAACGCCCTAGCGGTGCTGAGCTGGATGGTGCTGTGCGCCCCGATCGCGACCCGCGCCCGGCTGACGCTGTACTACCAGCTGGAGAAGATCTGCGGCCGCGGCTTGGTGACGCTGTACAACATCGCGAACGGGGTGGCGTTCTGCTTCCTGGCCGGGTCGATGATCACGGTCTCCGCGACGGCGCTCGGCGTGTGGTTCAAGTTCCCGATGCCCGGCCTCTCGGACACCTACCCCAACTCCGTGGGCTGGGTGGTCGCCGTAGCGGCGCTCGGCGTGGTGGTCAGCTTTGTGGCGGCCGCCGGGTACAGCATGGTCGCCCGCTTCGCGAACATCGCCGCGCCGTGGATGGTGTTGGTGTTCCTGGCTTTCGGCTTCATCGGCCTGCGTGAGTTCATGAACGAGACCGGCGCCGAGGTCAACTCGCTGGCGTCCTTCTGGGAGCTCGCGCAGAACGACATCTGGAAGGGGGGCGAGCCGCTCGGCGGCCAATCCAAGTTCACCTTCTGGCACGTCATGTTCTTCGCCTGGTTCTGCAACATGGCGATGCACATCGGCATGAGCGACCTGTCCGTGTTCCGCTTCGCCAAGAAGTCTTGGTACGGCCTGGCCACGGCGTCGGGCATGTACGTCGGGCACTTCATGGCCTGGATCAGCGCCTCGATCCTCTACGCGCTACAGCTGCACCGCACGCCGGAGAACACCGACGTGCTGCCCGGACCGCTGGCCGACAACGCCGCCGGCATCGCTGGCCTGATCTGCGTGATCATCGCCGGCTGGACCACCGCCAACCCGACCATCTACCGCGCCGGTCTGGCGTTCCAGTCGATCATCCCCGGCGCGTCGCGGTTCTGGGTCACGCTGTTCACCGGACTGTTGGTCACGATTGTCGGCATGTTCCCGGGCGTCGCGATGGGACTGTTAGGATTCGTGGCGATCTACGGGCTGATCCTGATGCCGATGGGCGCCGTGATCTTCTGCGACTTCTGGCTGCTGCCGAAGCTCGGCCTGCGGTCGTACTACGCCGAGCACGCCCGGCTGCCGATCAACTGGGCCGCCGCGGTGGCCTGGCTCGGCACGCTGGCGATCTGCGTCGGGCTGGTGAAGGGCTTCCCCGACGTGATGATCGGCGACGTGCGCGTGTTTGAGATCTACTTTGTGGCCCTGCCGGGCTGGTTTATCGCGTCGGCCCTCTACGTCGGGCTCAGCCAGGTCCTGCAGTCATCGAACCCCGCGGAGGCGGCATGAACACCATCGCCCGAGTTGTGAGCCTAGTAGCGTTGGTCGGCACGATCGCCCCCGCGGCGATGTACCTCGCCGGCTCGATCGACCTCGACGCCACCAAGCTGTGGATGCTGGTGTTCACGGTGGTGTGGTTTGTTTCCGCGCCGCTCGCCGATCGCCAGACCAAGCTCGAGCAGATCGTCGAGGACGCCGGCGAGCAGCCCGTGCTGTAGCACGCAAGGCATTAAGCGCCGCAGCTCTGCTGCGAACAAACGCGGCGGAGCCGCGACGCTTCATGAACCTGGTGTGGCTACGCCCCCCAGAGCGTGCTCGGGTACTCACCTCCCTCGACCAGCTTGGCGATCCGCTCCTGGGCAATCGGCAGGTCCTCTTGGTAGGTCATGCCGCACCACAGCTCGTCGGTCTCGAACACGCGGACCGACATCAGGTGGTCGTCCATCATCTGGCGGGTGACGGTCGGGATCTCGTACTCTTGGGTCTCGCCGCGGGGGCTATCGAGGAACGCGTGGAAGCGTTCCTCTAGCTCGCCAAACACGGCTGCCGGGTAGCCCCACAGGTTCATCGACACGATCGCGTCGCCAGAGAGGGTCACCGCCTGCCCTTCGAGGGCCTCCATGACTGCGTCGTCGCCGGCGCGGGCGATGCTGTGCCGCTCGACGATGGTGGCCAGTGTGCCGTCGGGGTTCACCTCACACACGCCGCGGCTCACCGTGCCGTGGTCCGACAGCGTGTTGCGGAGCTGGTAGCCGATCATCGCGCCGGTCATCGGTTGCGTATTACTCACGCCGGTCAGGAAGCCGCCCATCTTGGCCAGCGCAGTCGGGCCGTAGAAGTCGTCGGCGTTGATCACCGCGAATGGGCGGTCGATCAGGTCCTTGGCGCACAGCACCGCGTGGCCGGTGCCCCACGGCTTGGGGCGGTCGACCGGCAAGTGGCGTTCGGGGACCGAGCTCTCTAGCTCCTGATAGGCGAAGTCGATCGGCGCGGCTGCGGAAGCCCGGTCAACAAACTTGTCGCGGAACTGCTGCTCAAACTCGCGGCGGACGACTAGAACAACCTTGCCGAAGCCGCCGGCCAGGGCGTCGTGGATGGAGTACTCCATGATCGCCTCGCCGCCGGGGCCGACCGGCGCCAGCTGCTTCAGGCCGCCGTACCGCCGCGCGGCGCCGGCCGCCATGATCAACAAAACCGGTCCGTCTGGGTTGCTCGCCACGCTGCCGCTCCGCTGCTTGATAGGTTTCTCGTACGGTGAACGAGCCCACATTCTCGCCGCCCTGGCCGCAGCGCCAAGAGCAGCCAGCTTGCGGCCCCCGCCCGAATCAACGAAGATCGAAGCTTACCTCACTCCCCTGCTCCCCCTTCCTGCATGCTGGCCCGCGCAACAACCTGGTGGACGATCCTGCGGATCTGCCTAGAGGAGCGCCTGGTCTACCGGGGCGATTTCATCCTCGGCACGCTGATGCGGTTCCTGCCGATCGTCACGCAGATCTTCCTGTGGACCGCCGTGTTCGCCTCGGCTTCGAGCGGCCGGATCCAGGGCTACTCGCGTGAGGACGTCATCGCCTACTACCTGCTGACCATGGTCGGCAGGGCGTTCAGCAGCATGCCGGGCCTCGCGTCGGGCATCGCCCGTCAGATCCGCGAGGGCGAGATCAAGAAGTTCATGATCCAGCCGATCGACCTGCTGTCGTTCCTGCTGCTGGCGCGGATCGCCCACAAGCTGGTGTACTACATCGTGGCGACCGGGCCGTTTGCGCTGGTGTTCTTCCTCTGCGGCGACTACTTCCCCCCCTGGCCCGAGGCGACGCAGATCCTGGCGTTCGTGGCTTCGCTGCTCATGGGCTTCCTGCTGGGGTTCTTCCTCGAGGCGACCATCGGCATGCTCGGCTTCTGGTTCCTGGAGGTCAGCTCGCTGCTGTTTGTCTACATGCTGTTCAACTTCTTCTTCTCCGGGCACATGTTCCCGCTCGACTTTCTCTACGGCTTCCTTCCCGACTGGCTCGCCAACCTAGTGATGATCCAGCCGCTGCAGTTCCTCGCCTACTTCCCGGCCGCGGTGTGGCTCGGCAAGGTGCAGGGCTGGGAGCTGCTCCAGGGCCTGGCGCTGCAGGCGGGCTGGATGGTGTTCTTCATGTTCGCCGCCCGCTGGGCGATGAACGCCGGCTACCGCCGGTACAGCGGGTACGGAGGGTAGGTGAATGCCGATTGCAGATTGCGGATTGCGGATTGGGGACCGCAGCTGGGGTGGCACTGCTGGCTCGCCCAGCAGTGCGAACCCGGTACCAGGCGCGCACTGCTGCACGTGCCAGCAGTGGCGCCCGTACCGCGTTGCAGGAGGCCATCGATGAACCCCCAATCCGAAATCCGCACTCCGCAATCCCCAATCCTCCTCTACCCCCGCCTGCTCTGGACCTTCGCCCGCAACAGCCTGATCCGGGACATGACGTTCCGGTCGAACTTCCTGATCGAGATGGTCAGCAGCATGACCTGGATGGTCATGAACTTGGGCTTCTACGCACTGGTGTACGGTCTGCTCGGCGAAAACTCCTCGGGCCAAGCCACGATTGAGGGCTGGACCAAGTACGAGTTCTTCGTGTTCATCGCCACGACGATGTTCGTCAACAGCCTGGTGCAGGCGTTCTTCATGCCCAACGCCCAGGAGCTGAGCGAGCTGGTCCGCACCGGCGGGCTCGACTTCGTGCTGCTCAAGCCGGTCGACGCGCAGTTTATGCTGTCGCTGCGGCGGATCAGCTGGTCGTCGCTGGGCAACTTTTTCGTGGCGCTGCTGCTGCTCGGCTACTCGCTGTCGCGGCTCGAGGGCCGGCCCGATTCCTGGCTGGCCGCCCTGCTCTACCCGGCGTATGTCGTGGCGGGCGTGCTGATCCTGTACAGCATCATGATGACCCTGGCGGCGACCAGCATCTGGCTGGGCCGCAACCAGTCGCTGTACGACTTCTGGTTCTACATCACCAACTTCTCCCGCTACCCGATGGAAATCTACCAGGGCCGCTTCGGCGACCCCATCCGCACGGTGTTCACCTTCGTGGTGCCAATCCTGATCGTCATCAACGTCCCGGCCCGGATGATGGCCAAGCCGCTGACGCCCGAGTACGCCCAATTGGCCGTGTACGGCGCGGTGGTGACCGTCGCCGCCCTCTGGTTTAGCCGCTGGGTTTTCCAGCGGGCGCTGGCGAGTTATCGGAGCGCGAGTAGCTAGGGCGTTGGGATCGTCATCGCAGGAGTGATAGGCATGAAGCCCGGAGCACCAAAACTGGCTCTCGCAATCGGCGTTGCACTTGCCTGCGGGTGCTCCGTGATCCTGC
This Posidoniimonas polymericola DNA region includes the following protein-coding sequences:
- a CDS encoding L-rhamnose isomerase — protein: MSNLEQRYSLAKEQFAEWGVEADAALAKLSQVAISMHCWQGDDVTGFEGADELGGGLAVTGSYPGKARTPDELRADLDQAYSLIPGDHRLNLHACYAETGDAKVERDGLKPEHFAAWIDWAKANNHGLDFNPTYFSHPNADDGFTLSHPDEGIRRFWVDHGIACREIGAAMGAALGSVCVNNIWIPDGYKDLPIDRRGPRERLAGSLDAILAKTFDKSHLLDAVESKLFGIGSESYVVGSHEFYLGYALKNGTVLCLDAGHFHPTELLADKLSSVFQYLDRVLLHVSRGVRWDSDHVVLLTDELNALAQELVRGDYLGRTHIGLDFFDASINRVAAWVIGTRATLKSLLRAMLEPIDRLMVAEREGDFTTRLALLEEAKQMPWGAVWDYYCEQNNTPSSDSWLAEVKRYETDVLAKRN
- a CDS encoding purine-cytosine permease family protein, whose protein sequence is MSESESTGGEFEREPAPKSSLLGFKSFIGMYAGEHCAGTELMLGPLFVAAGVTAWDLIMGLLIGNALAVLSWMVLCAPIATRARLTLYYQLEKICGRGLVTLYNIANGVAFCFLAGSMITVSATALGVWFKFPMPGLSDTYPNSVGWVVAVAALGVVVSFVAAAGYSMVARFANIAAPWMVLVFLAFGFIGLREFMNETGAEVNSLASFWELAQNDIWKGGEPLGGQSKFTFWHVMFFAWFCNMAMHIGMSDLSVFRFAKKSWYGLATASGMYVGHFMAWISASILYALQLHRTPENTDVLPGPLADNAAGIAGLICVIIAGWTTANPTIYRAGLAFQSIIPGASRFWVTLFTGLLVTIVGMFPGVAMGLLGFVAIYGLILMPMGAVIFCDFWLLPKLGLRSYYAEHARLPINWAAAVAWLGTLAICVGLVKGFPDVMIGDVRVFEIYFVALPGWFIASALYVGLSQVLQSSNPAEAA
- a CDS encoding NTP transferase domain-containing protein encodes the protein MWARSPYEKPIKQRSGSVASNPDGPVLLIMAAGAARRYGGLKQLAPVGPGGEAIMEYSIHDALAGGFGKVVLVVRREFEQQFRDKFVDRASAAAPIDFAYQELESSVPERHLPVDRPKPWGTGHAVLCAKDLIDRPFAVINADDFYGPTALAKMGGFLTGVSNTQPMTGAMIGYQLRNTLSDHGTVSRGVCEVNPDGTLATIVERHSIARAGDDAVMEALEGQAVTLSGDAIVSMNLWGYPAAVFGELEERFHAFLDSPRGETQEYEIPTVTRQMMDDHLMSVRVFETDELWCGMTYQEDLPIAQERIAKLVEGGEYPSTLWGA
- a CDS encoding ABC transporter permease, which translates into the protein MLARATTWWTILRICLEERLVYRGDFILGTLMRFLPIVTQIFLWTAVFASASSGRIQGYSREDVIAYYLLTMVGRAFSSMPGLASGIARQIREGEIKKFMIQPIDLLSFLLLARIAHKLVYYIVATGPFALVFFLCGDYFPPWPEATQILAFVASLLMGFLLGFFLEATIGMLGFWFLEVSSLLFVYMLFNFFFSGHMFPLDFLYGFLPDWLANLVMIQPLQFLAYFPAAVWLGKVQGWELLQGLALQAGWMVFFMFAARWAMNAGYRRYSGYGG
- a CDS encoding ABC transporter permease — protein: MNPQSEIRTPQSPILLYPRLLWTFARNSLIRDMTFRSNFLIEMVSSMTWMVMNLGFYALVYGLLGENSSGQATIEGWTKYEFFVFIATTMFVNSLVQAFFMPNAQELSELVRTGGLDFVLLKPVDAQFMLSLRRISWSSLGNFFVALLLLGYSLSRLEGRPDSWLAALLYPAYVVAGVLILYSIMMTLAATSIWLGRNQSLYDFWFYITNFSRYPMEIYQGRFGDPIRTVFTFVVPILIVINVPARMMAKPLTPEYAQLAVYGAVVTVAALWFSRWVFQRALASYRSASS